In Edaphobacter aggregans, the sequence GACATCGGACTTTCGCGCCAACTCAGCAGCACGTGTGATTGCAGCAGGATCGGCAGCTTCAACAAATCCCGCCCCTTGTTCGTATTCCACTTTCACCCCCGAGCCCATCTTCTCCTTTAATCCTTGCAAAGGGCTAATCTTTCGTGCTGGTGTCCCGTAGTAGTTTCCTGTTTCGTATGCCGAATCGCCCGCGGGGCCTATGACCGCAACGCTCTTCAAACTCTTCCCATCGAGAGGTAGAAAATTATTTCGATTCGTAAGCAGCGTCATCGACTCCAGTGCAGTCTGCAACGAGAGTCCTAGATGTTCTTCGGAGCGGATCACGTTCGCCGAGATCTTTGAATAAGGATTCAGCTCAGGCGGGTCAAATGCGCCCAGACGAAAGCCGACCCGGAGCACCCGTGCTAGCGCGCGATCCACATCAGCAATTGGCAGACGGCCGCTGTCCACCGCTAGAGGAATGTTTGTCTCGAACTGCATGTCATCTGAGTCGCAACCAGCTTGTATGGAACGTGCTGTTGCCTCAACCGGATCTTCGGTGATGTGGTGCGCAGCCACCAGCAGGTTGACCCCGCCCAGATCATCAGTTACAAAACCGTCAAAATTCCATTGCCCGCGCAGAATGTCCGTCAACAAATACTTGTTGATCGCATCCGGAACTCCGTTGATAGCGTTGTAGGAAGCCATCACCGACTGTGCATGACCTTCCACAATCACAGCCCTCCAATGTGGGAGCCAGTACTCCATGAGATTGCGTTCATCCACCTCGGCTGAGAGCCGTTGGCGGTTCGTCTCCACGTTGTTCACTGCGAAATGCTTCACCGTTGCAGCCACTTTGAGATAGTGCGGATCATCTCCCTGTAGACCCTGCACGTAGGCAACACCCATGCGTCCAGTCAGAAAAGGATCTTCGCTGAACACCTCTTGGATTCTTCCCCAACGTGGATCTCGGCTCACGTTGATCACCGGTGACCGGAATACCAAGCCGTGCTTTGAACGAGGACCATCCGCGCCGATGTTGTACAAAGCTCGCGCCTCATCTGACATTGCGCCAGTAATAGTGTGTATCAACGCCGGATCCCAGGTTGCACCCATCGCAATAGGCGCCGGGAAGAGAGTAGTCGGCTGTTTCGACCATACACCGTGGAGGGTCTGATTCCATCCACCCCAAGCCGCTACCCTGAGCCGCGGAATACCAACATTGAGATGATTCAACTGCTGGGCCTTTTCTTGGAGCGTCATGTGTCCGATCAGATCAGCGACACGTTGATCAATCGGCTTCGACGGATCCAGATACCCCGGCCGCGCTGGGTCTTGGGCATATGCGCACAGACAAAGCAAGAGGCTGCAGATAGTGGCAACAGGCTTCATTGATCAATCTCCTTGAGCGGTTGAAGTCTCCCGTTAGTTTTATTCAGTCGTATCCCCACTGTTGCGAAGCGGTTCGACTACCGAGGCCATGTCCTCATCACCGAAGCCTTTCGCGATGGCAGCTTCAAAGAGGCTTCGTGCCACCTCCGCCGTCTTCAACTCCACATCGCAACGTGCGGCCTCCGCTTGGGCATATAACAAATCCTTTGCCATCAGCTTAAGAAGAAAATTTACGGTGTAGTTGTGGCTGACCATTCTCGCCGAAATAGCTCCAAGCAAGGGACTCCCCGGCGCACCCGCTTTCAATATAGAGAGCGCCTTTTCTTCATCGAGTCCGCTTCGCTCAATCCATGCGAGACCCTCTGCAAGCGACGCGACCTGAACTCCACACAAAAAATTATTGATCAACTTCATCTTTGCTCCACTTCCGACCGGGCCCAGATGAACGACCTCTTTACTCATCACCTTCAGCACAGGCATAGCTGCCTCCAGTACCGCATCCCTGCCACCCACTAAGAAAGAGAGTTGACCAGCTTCAGCCTGCATGCGACTTCCGGTCACCGGAGCATCCAGCAACTCTGCTCCACGTTGCGTGGCCAGCGTTGCAAACTCTGCAACCCATGCTGGGCTTACCGTGCTTGATTCGATCAGGATCACTCCCTCTTCCACCGCATCAAACGCACCATTCGTACCCGTCCACACTTCGCGCGATGCCGCATCATCCGCGAGCATACTGATAATGAACGACGCCCCTTTTGCAGCTTCGGCCGGGGTAGACGCGAACCGTGCACCTCTGGCCATCAGCGCCTCTGCCTTCGCCTCGGTCCGGTTATATACTGTCAGTGGAAATTCAGCTTTGAGCAAATTCGCCGCCATGCCAGTACCCATCGTGCCCAACCCAAGTATCGCTATGCGTTTGCTCACAGAAATCTCCTTCTAGTCTGTTGTCAGACAAGCGGACGAACCGTTACGGGTCGATTTTGACTTTTTACCTCGACAATGACCGGATTGCGCAGTGCGCGCCCGAATCCTTCGTAGCGCACCTCCATCCAGTCCCCATCCTCTAACGCAATACCATCACCGAAACTCAGCGAATGAGCCCCGAAGAAGTGCACATGTACGTCGTCCGGTTGGCGGTGCCCTTCAAACTTGAAATGATGATGCTCCAGATTGGAGAGACTGTGACACATGTTGTCCTCGCCGGTGGCTACGGCCTTCGACCAGATCGTCTTTTCCTTCCTCTCGATGCTGACCTCTCCGCCAACCGACTGAAATTCGGCCCCTACCACAAGTTCGGGACCGAGGCTGCACGTGCGTAGTTTCGAACCAGCCAGGTTCAGATAATTGCGCTTTTCAAATCTGTGATCGGAGAACTCGTTGCCCGCGGTCATCCCAATGCGATAGGGCGTGCCGTCGGCACTGATTACATAAACTCCCGCTAGCTCTCCCTCTTCACCGCCATCTTCCGCATAGCCGGGAATCGTCAAAGGCTCGAACGGCGACCGCAATATGGAGCCGTTGCCTTTGTAGAACCACTCGGGCGCCACTCCGATCTCACCCTCCGTTGGATGCCCTCCCTCTACGCCCCACTGAAACATGCGCATACTGTCGGTCACATCTTCAGCTGTCTTCGCGGCAGTAGCAATATGCATGGCTTGTCTCTCCTTCGCACTTCCAAGGTGTGTCAAGCCAGTACCCGAGATCGTCAACCTTGATGGAATTCCGGGCACGTCGATCGGCGCCAACAGATGCCAGTCTGAAGCCCCTGTATAAATCGCGTCGTAGTCCAGCACCTCGCCGTGTGCCAGTTCAAGGGCCTGCGCGCTAAACTGGTCACTGCGACTCAAACAGCGTTGCACCAACTCGTAAACTGTCTCCACTTCATTGAGGCAGCGGAGGTGAGGCTCCTCGACTACTGCTACCCGGCGTGAAGAGCCGTTAGTAATCTGAACAAGATGGATCATGTTCACCCTTTTACTCGATTATCTTGAAGCGCTTCAGCGACTCTTCGTTCACAGTAAGCCCTAGCCCAGGCGTGCTCTCGTCCAGGTCGATATATCCATCTGCCGGAACTGGTTCGCCGTCGAAGATATACCAGAACAGTTCATTGCCCACTTCAACGTCGACCTTGGGAAAGAACTCCGCCATCGGCGAATTGAGGCTTGCCATCACGACATGGTAGTTATGCATCTGCCCAGCATGCGGCACCACAGGGATCTGATAGGCCTCTGCCAGCGCAGATATCTTACGAGCTTGGCTGATGCCGCCCACGCGATTTGTATCGAACTGGATATAGTCGAGCGCATTAGCCTCCAGCAAGTCGCGAAAGCCGAAGACGGTGAACTCATGTTCTCCGCCCGCAATAGGTATCCGCCCATATGCCTTCAACTCCTTATATCCGCGCGTGTCGTCGGGAATCACGGGTTCTTCCAGCCACCGCAGATGAAAAGGTTCGAGCAGCGGAAGCATGCGCTTCGCGTAGTCAAGCGTCCAGCCCATGTAGGCATCGGCCATCACATCGACGCCATCTCCAACCACCTCGCGGACCGTGCGCACCAACTCGACATTACGCTGCATACCCTCTGCGCCGTCGACTGGTCCCCACCCGAAACGCAGCTTCATCGCCGTGTATCCTTCATCCTTGTAGCGCTGCGCTTCGACCCTCAATTCATCGAGCGGCATGCTGTAGAGGCGGCTTGCATATACAGGAATGCGCTTCTTCGTTCGGCCGCCCAATAGTCGGTAGACGGGCTGTCGAGCAGATTTACCTAGCAGGTCCCACAACGCGATATCGACCGCGCTGATCGCAGTCATAGCAACACCCTTGCGTCCGAACGCCATTGTCCGGCGATACATCTGCTGCCACAGATACTCGATGTTCCACGGGTCTGCGCCAAGCAGCAACGGCTTCAGGTACGTGTCAATGCATGACTTGGTCACCAGCGGTGACAACGCCGCATTACCTAGGCCGACCAGGCCTGCATCCGTAAATATCTCTACCAGCACCCAGCCATGGAAGGTAAAGGTTCCCATGGACGCTTCGCGGAACATGACCAGATCCATCGGATTGGTGCAGAAATGAGACGGCAATGGTGTCGTTTCGCCTTCCCACTGTACGACGCGCGTGCGCACTTCTGTGATCCTCATAATTGACTCTCTATTTGTAGGAGATCTGAAGTCCTAAGCGGTTGAAGTCTGCCACCCAGAAGCAGAATGGCTAGAAACCCAATAAGGTGAAAGGTTCCAACGATAAAAAACAGCATTCCATATCCGAATCCGCGACTGAGCAGGAATCCGGCGACAACACCAAAGATCGCCCCCCCAATGGCGCCGCCAAACCCCACCAACCCCGAGACCGATCCCACCGCAGACAGGGGGAAAATGTCAGCAGGCAAAGTCATAATCAACCCCGACCATGATTGTTGACAGAAAAATGCGATGCTAAAGAACATCAGTGCCCAGCCCACCGGTACGTGCGGCACCAACATAACCACTGGCATAAACAGAGCACTGAGACCCAGAACAAACTTGCGTGAGAAATCCAGCGATCTCCCCCGGCTCAGCAGGTTGCTGGACAACCACCCTCCCAGGAAACTTCCTACCCCAGAAGCCGCATATGGAATCCACGCATAGTAGCTCACATGCTTTACGTCAAAGCCGCGTACATCGTAGAGGTACTTCGGTAGCCAGAACAGGTAGAAGTACCACGCCGAATCGCTCATAAACTTTGCGAAGACCAGCACCTGCACCTTGCGCATGCTCACAATATCCAGAAAGGACAGTTGCTGCGCGACTAATCGTGCATCCAGTGTGTCGATAGAAGCGGTGTTGCTTCCACGGTAGCTCACCGACCACCAGATCACCCAAGCGATCCCGACTGCTCCCGCCGCGAAGAACACCATCCTCCATCCGCTTGTCAGCAGTACGATGCCGATTAGCGGCGGAGCCAGTACCGAACCAATCGCCGTCCCCGCATTGATGATTCCCATCGCCGTCGACCTTTGATGCAATGGAATCCACTCTGCCACTACTCTCGCCGCAGCAGGGAAGGCCCCACCCTCACCCATTCCCAGCAAGCAACGAGCCAGCATAAGAAATGCGAAGTTCATCGCCAATCCATGCAGCGCGCACGCTATCGACCACCACAGCATGATCAGCAGAAGCCCCCGGCGAGTCCCCAGAACATCCAGCATTCGACCTCCCGCCGCATACAGCAATGCGTACGGGATTAGAAAGGAAAACTGCAGCCAGGAGAATTGCTGATCGTTCAGCGGGATCGTTCGCTGGATCGCAGAGATAGCGACAGGCAGGGTTTGCCGGTCAAAGTAGCTGATGGCAATCGCCGCCGTTACCATCGCGACAAAGTACCACTGCACTTCGATCAGCTTAGGCTGTATTGTCCGCTTGGCCTCACTCAACACGCTCTCCACATGGTCACCATTTCAAACGCATCAGCGATGTAGCCTGTCTCGGCAGTTCTGTAGCAATCGTTACTTTGCCGTCTTTCACATCCAACCACTCCGGCGAACGTAGAAGCTCCAGATGGCCCGCCTCTTTCAATCGCGCATATTGTTCAGCCGTGGGCGCCTGAGGGGATCCCATCGCCTTCCACACCGTGTACGAATTGCTGTGCGTGTTATCTATCCGATAGTGCTCCAGCAGTACCTTCTTCACTCCCGTAGGAATGCTCCCGATCGTCACTTGCAGTGGTGCACCCTCCGCCGGAACGTCGTCATCATGGTAGTTCCACAGCATCACGGCCGCCTCATGGTCTCCTTTCGTGGCAAAGGCATCGATGTCCGGTGTCTGCTTCACTCCTGTATTCAGGATGTCGTCAAGCGAAACCTGCCCTGTGCTGCTTGTATTCACTCGTTCTCCGGACATCAAACCCGCCATCCGGAAAACATTCAGTACCGGCTTGTCGACTCCGTTCGTCGCCAACGTGCGGAAGCCTTCAAAGTACTCCTTATCCTCAAACTCGAACGACCACGAAAGCATGGAGATGAGATTCACCTTATAGCGGTCCTGCAATTCAAAGAGAGCCTTGATAGCAGCTGCTGTGTAAGTCGGATACAGCGGACCGTTCCGGTATGCATTCGAGGGGTTCACCTTCATCGAACACGCCGCGCATCCTTCCGGGTCAGCCTCACTCAGAATAATCGGGAGATGGATGTACTTCGGGTACTTCGCCACAACGCGAAACCCGTTTCCTGCCGCCTTCAACTCATTTGCAAGCCCCATCCGCACATGCCCATCCACTACCGTCGGCCGCCCCTTGGGGTGGAACGAAATGAAATCCAGTGGGATCGCCTTTCCATTCGCCGCACTCTTGTCATTCAGGCAATGCTTCAGAAAATTATCGAGAAAGGCTTCGGCTTTATCTGATGCGGGTCCTGTACTCGCCGGACCACCTACGATCGCGTCAGGCAGTGCAGCCCGAACTCCAGCCACGGAATAATCGTAGAGCTTGTTGTACTCCTCGGGGGTGGCGTGCCAGTACGGAATGTCTGGCTCGTTCCATACCTCGAAATACCATGTGCGTACCTGTTCCTTGCCATAACGCTCCACGAGATGTTCCGTGTACTTCTGCACCAATTCGCTCCACATCGCATAATCTTTTGGAGGATTGTTCGACGCTCCGGAGATCGTGCTGTTCGGATAGTGGACCTGGTAGGCATCCACTCCCGGCACCGTCGCAGCCAAGTCCTTGGGCATGAATCCCAATTCGACCATCGGCCGCACTCCCGCCTTCTGGAACTCGTCAAAAGTCTGATCGGTGATAGTGAAGTCGTACACAGGCTTCCCATTCGCATCCAGCGTGAATACGTTTGACGAGCTCCATTTCAATTCCGCAACCCCGTTCCCTGAGGTCAGCAGATGGTGCGCACGGATGTAGACCGGTACTGGGCTCAGATCATGCAGCTCAGTCAGCAGCTGTTTGCCGTACCTCATCGTCGTATAGTTGGACTCGTCATATCCAAACCAACTGTAGATCGGCTTGTAGGGCCCCTGCGGCTTTGCAAGGTCAACTTGAATTGATACAGGATTAGATATCGGAGCCTGTGCGGCCGCCTGCATCGCGGCTGCACAGATCAAGGTCAGGGCGAACTTGCGCATAGGTCGTCGGCCTTTATTAGTTAGAAGTTGTACTTCAGAGCAAATTGAATATCACGTGATGGGATCGAAGTTGAAGTGACCGTGCAGCACGTGGACGCATCAATCGTCGAGCTCGGTGCGTTGAAGCTGTTTGTATTTGGCAGATTGAAGAACTCAGCCCGGAAAGACAGAACCGACTCGCCCGGTAATGAGAAGTTTTTGAACACCGACGCGTCGTACTGCCGGAACGCATCCGACTGTAAAACATTGGCTCGCACCTGCCCGTAGGTGAACTGCGGCGCTACGACATAAGCCGTCTTGTCGAACCAGCTCGTCAGCGACTTGCGGAACGTAGGCGATCCGCCTGCGGGATTCAAATTCGGCCGCTGCGACCCCACGCCGGTGTTAGCCCTGTCTGAAGAGACGACAGGCGTGTAGGGCGTCCCACTCCGCAGCACAATGATCGTCTGTACCTGCCACCCTCCCAGAACTGCATCCGCCGCCCGATTACCGTTGCTCATAAACTTTCTGCCGCGGCCTACCGGCAGCTCATAGCTACCACTTATCGCCAGATTTTGGGGTGTATTGAACGGCGAGTAGGTCCTCTCGAACCCAATATTTCCGCCTAGCGCAGGTGACTGGTTCGACTGCATAAACTTCGACCATGTATAAGCGATCAGTCCGGTAAACCCATTTCCAGCGCGATGCTGGATCTTCGACTGCAACGACTGGTATGTCGTCCCGAGGTCTTGCGACTGAAACGTGATCGTCCCCCATGGCTGGTACGGACGGCGCGCCTGAACCGCTCCCGCAGCGGGACTTGGATCGTTGAAGTCATCCGTGCTCTGCAGATGGACTCCATGGTTTCCAACATACGCAATTTCGAAAAATGTCTTGGGCGTAAGTTGCTGCTGCACTCCAAGACTGTAATGCTGGTTTGACCCAACCTTCAGGTGAGTCAGGGTTGGCAATATCGCCGGATTCGTAGCCGCAGAACCGAGCGGGGAGCCAAGGAAGAAATTCGCGGTTGTACGTGTCGGAACTACACCCTGAGTCTGGTTGACAGTCTCCAACAGAAGGAACGGCAGAATATTGCGGTTCACACGGCCGCTGGTTCCCTCAGGCTCGTAGAAAATACCGAAGCCACCGCGGAATACTGTTCCATTTCCAATTGGCTGCCACGAGAACCCAATGCGTGGAGCAAACTGTGTGCGATCGGTATAGGTGATGGAGTAGGGAAGACCCGCCTGGCTGCTGGTTTGAATGTATTGTCCAAAAAACTGATAAGCAGCGGGAGCGGCATATTGGGATGTCAAATCAACCTGATCTGTGTTGCTCGCAACAATAATCGGCCTCGATTTAGTTGGATCGAAGGTGCCCAACTGTCCCTTGTATCCGTTCAACCAGGGCGAGTACTCATACCGCAGTCCAAGATTCACTGTTAGTTTGTCGCTCACGCGAATATCATCCTGAGCGAAGTACTGATGATACCAGCGCTGACCGCCGAAGTTGGCGCCTGGATAGGCACGAGCCACCGAAGCAGGATATCCCAGCAGAAAGTCTGCAATGGCATCGCCTCCCGCAGGATTGGCCGCAGTCGCGGTGGGGTTCTGAGTCTCAATTCCAGTGAAGTTGAAGATACCGGCATAGTTCGAGCTGTCGTAACCGATCCACTGATAGTAGCGGACCAGGACGCCAAACTTCAGAGAGTGACGGCCTTTCAGCATCGTGAAGGTGTCTGTTGGTTCGAATACAGTACGGTCCTGTGATTTCGGACGCTGATCGAATGCAGATCCCTGCAACGCAGCATAGCCGCTAAAGGAATAATCGGGAAATGAGCTTCCGATACCCGGCCGCCCCAATCCGGCAAACCCCTGTATGCCATTCGCCGCGTTAAAGTCAGGCCCTTGCAAGAATGCGGAGAGCCGCA encodes:
- the araD1 gene encoding AraD1 family protein, translated to MIHLVQITNGSSRRVAVVEEPHLRCLNEVETVYELVQRCLSRSDQFSAQALELAHGEVLDYDAIYTGASDWHLLAPIDVPGIPSRLTISGTGLTHLGSAKERQAMHIATAAKTAEDVTDSMRMFQWGVEGGHPTEGEIGVAPEWFYKGNGSILRSPFEPLTIPGYAEDGGEEGELAGVYVISADGTPYRIGMTAGNEFSDHRFEKRNYLNLAGSKLRTCSLGPELVVGAEFQSVGGEVSIERKEKTIWSKAVATGEDNMCHSLSNLEHHHFKFEGHRQPDDVHVHFFGAHSLSFGDGIALEDGDWMEVRYEGFGRALRNPVIVEVKSQNRPVTVRPLV
- a CDS encoding TonB-dependent receptor yields the protein MNVRMLVTDTGNLLMLVLLLGIGVMPIHSQVEAGRFVGRITDTQGAVVTQAIVKVTNVGTNSVQSAVTDSTGNFVITPVSAGVYSLSVTAPGFTTINTSNIEVQVGQIVRQDLQLKVGASTTTVEVYAETPLLSTDTATMGTVVTNQQLTSLPLNGRGFYRLAELTPGAALLPPTGNSLAIRPEIVNGNTISGIRGSAISFLLDGVDVSEQHQGGTFIQTSIDALQEFSVQQSPYSAEYNRGGAFFNATTKSGTNRFHGGVFEFIRNEKLDARNFFSTTRAILKRNQFGGNIGGPLSIPHLYDGRDKTFFFVAYEGQRLRQGLVVNSIVPTDAQRVGDFTGLGKPIYDPLTTTTVGTTTTRNQINCNGVPNVICPSRITSQASAVLAYIPHANSGAANFKAVPSQAIDYDQFTIRIEHQIGSSNRLFGRWIYVNNRQTDPNAAPLLKTASLTSNGQDIAVGLITNIGANKVQDFRVHYLPSHVRLSAFLQGPDFNAANGIQGFAGLGRPGIGSSFPDYSFSGYAALQGSAFDQRPKSQDRTVFEPTDTFTMLKGRHSLKFGVLVRYYQWIGYDSSNYAGIFNFTGIETQNPTATAANPAGGDAIADFLLGYPASVARAYPGANFGGQRWYHQYFAQDDIRVSDKLTVNLGLRYEYSPWLNGYKGQLGTFDPTKSRPIIVASNTDQVDLTSQYAAPAAYQFFGQYIQTSSQAGLPYSITYTDRTQFAPRIGFSWQPIGNGTVFRGGFGIFYEPEGTSGRVNRNILPFLLLETVNQTQGVVPTRTTANFFLGSPLGSAATNPAILPTLTHLKVGSNQHYSLGVQQQLTPKTFFEIAYVGNHGVHLQSTDDFNDPSPAAGAVQARRPYQPWGTITFQSQDLGTTYQSLQSKIQHRAGNGFTGLIAYTWSKFMQSNQSPALGGNIGFERTYSPFNTPQNLAISGSYELPVGRGRKFMSNGNRAADAVLGGWQVQTIIVLRSGTPYTPVVSSDRANTGVGSQRPNLNPAGGSPTFRKSLTSWFDKTAYVVAPQFTYGQVRANVLQSDAFRQYDASVFKNFSLPGESVLSFRAEFFNLPNTNSFNAPSSTIDASTCCTVTSTSIPSRDIQFALKYNF
- a CDS encoding NAD(P)-dependent oxidoreductase, with the protein product MSKRIAILGLGTMGTGMAANLLKAEFPLTVYNRTEAKAEALMARGARFASTPAEAAKGASFIISMLADDAASREVWTGTNGAFDAVEEGVILIESSTVSPAWVAEFATLATQRGAELLDAPVTGSRMQAEAGQLSFLVGGRDAVLEAAMPVLKVMSKEVVHLGPVGSGAKMKLINNFLCGVQVASLAEGLAWIERSGLDEEKALSILKAGAPGSPLLGAISARMVSHNYTVNFLLKLMAKDLLYAQAEAARCDVELKTAEVARSLFEAAIAKGFGDEDMASVVEPLRNSGDTTE
- a CDS encoding GH39 family glycosyl hydrolase; the encoded protein is MRKFALTLICAAAMQAAAQAPISNPVSIQVDLAKPQGPYKPIYSWFGYDESNYTTMRYGKQLLTELHDLSPVPVYIRAHHLLTSGNGVAELKWSSSNVFTLDANGKPVYDFTITDQTFDEFQKAGVRPMVELGFMPKDLAATVPGVDAYQVHYPNSTISGASNNPPKDYAMWSELVQKYTEHLVERYGKEQVRTWYFEVWNEPDIPYWHATPEEYNKLYDYSVAGVRAALPDAIVGGPASTGPASDKAEAFLDNFLKHCLNDKSAANGKAIPLDFISFHPKGRPTVVDGHVRMGLANELKAAGNGFRVVAKYPKYIHLPIILSEADPEGCAACSMKVNPSNAYRNGPLYPTYTAAAIKALFELQDRYKVNLISMLSWSFEFEDKEYFEGFRTLATNGVDKPVLNVFRMAGLMSGERVNTSSTGQVSLDDILNTGVKQTPDIDAFATKGDHEAAVMLWNYHDDDVPAEGAPLQVTIGSIPTGVKKVLLEHYRIDNTHSNSYTVWKAMGSPQAPTAEQYARLKEAGHLELLRSPEWLDVKDGKVTIATELPRQATSLMRLKW
- a CDS encoding L-rhamnonate dehydratase, with product MRITEVRTRVVQWEGETTPLPSHFCTNPMDLVMFREASMGTFTFHGWVLVEIFTDAGLVGLGNAALSPLVTKSCIDTYLKPLLLGADPWNIEYLWQQMYRRTMAFGRKGVAMTAISAVDIALWDLLGKSARQPVYRLLGGRTKKRIPVYASRLYSMPLDELRVEAQRYKDEGYTAMKLRFGWGPVDGAEGMQRNVELVRTVREVVGDGVDVMADAYMGWTLDYAKRMLPLLEPFHLRWLEEPVIPDDTRGYKELKAYGRIPIAGGEHEFTVFGFRDLLEANALDYIQFDTNRVGGISQARKISALAEAYQIPVVPHAGQMHNYHVVMASLNSPMAEFFPKVDVEVGNELFWYIFDGEPVPADGYIDLDESTPGLGLTVNEESLKRFKIIE
- a CDS encoding MFS transporter — its product is MLSEAKRTIQPKLIEVQWYFVAMVTAAIAISYFDRQTLPVAISAIQRTIPLNDQQFSWLQFSFLIPYALLYAAGGRMLDVLGTRRGLLLIMLWWSIACALHGLAMNFAFLMLARCLLGMGEGGAFPAAARVVAEWIPLHQRSTAMGIINAGTAIGSVLAPPLIGIVLLTSGWRMVFFAAGAVGIAWVIWWSVSYRGSNTASIDTLDARLVAQQLSFLDIVSMRKVQVLVFAKFMSDSAWYFYLFWLPKYLYDVRGFDVKHVSYYAWIPYAASGVGSFLGGWLSSNLLSRGRSLDFSRKFVLGLSALFMPVVMLVPHVPVGWALMFFSIAFFCQQSWSGLIMTLPADIFPLSAVGSVSGLVGFGGAIGGAIFGVVAGFLLSRGFGYGMLFFIVGTFHLIGFLAILLLGGRLQPLRTSDLLQIESQL
- a CDS encoding glycoside hydrolase family 3 C-terminal domain-containing protein, encoding MKPVATICSLLLCLCAYAQDPARPGYLDPSKPIDQRVADLIGHMTLQEKAQQLNHLNVGIPRLRVAAWGGWNQTLHGVWSKQPTTLFPAPIAMGATWDPALIHTITGAMSDEARALYNIGADGPRSKHGLVFRSPVINVSRDPRWGRIQEVFSEDPFLTGRMGVAYVQGLQGDDPHYLKVAATVKHFAVNNVETNRQRLSAEVDERNLMEYWLPHWRAVIVEGHAQSVMASYNAINGVPDAINKYLLTDILRGQWNFDGFVTDDLGGVNLLVAAHHITEDPVEATARSIQAGCDSDDMQFETNIPLAVDSGRLPIADVDRALARVLRVGFRLGAFDPPELNPYSKISANVIRSEEHLGLSLQTALESMTLLTNRNNFLPLDGKSLKSVAVIGPAGDSAYETGNYYGTPARKISPLQGLKEKMGSGVKVEYEQGAGFVEAADPAAITRAAELARKSDVAILFLGTNLKVEAEGRDRRDLNLPGAQEQLMEAVYAANPKTVLVLMNAGPLAVTWANDHLPAILEAWYPGEAGGTAIAQVLLGEHNPGGHLPYTVYASLDGVPPQNEYDVSKGFTYLYFKGVPLYPFGHGLSYTKFAYSNLKLSQSKTSATGQIDVSFDLQNTGSRAGSEVAQMYVHQEKSNVVQPIKSLRGFQRIVLEPGVSKHVTLSLPVSELSYYDVVTRKFLVAPGMFDVMIGSSSEDIRLRTKLEVN